cagggcgcaatggaaggttgctttggggtaattgtaaaagcaacggcgttcgccactttcatggatatgttcttcattttgtagtgtagctcaaagttagtgttctctatgatgtcatccacagggtatgtatccagcagtgcgtcgcccggggcggaaccaacgctgcttctcggcatggatgggacggtgctatccaatgctggatgattatccgcttgctgctgccgctgctgagaccccctttcctggctaagtgagtcgatctgctgctgctgctgctgctggaatttgagtgccaagtccgcgtgccttgcttctaggccttgaaggcgttccgcgtcctgcttcctctgctcctcctccagcttcctcttcttctcctcctccatcttctttcttgcacaggtcctgtagtcgtcgttccattccgaaaagccctcataccagggaataacgcccttgcctcgtgttcttcccgggtgttcaggatttcccagggcgcgcgtaagctcgtcgttctctcttttgggcgtgaacaccccctttcgagcatcttctattgcgtcaagtaacttttgttctgctccgtttagacttgccttcttcgaaaccaggcctgtcttcgggtccaacgccccccccatgcgcatagaaccaagttctgcacctggggggccagctcctagtaaccggagtgacccctgcatcctccatctcttgctcagacttatcccacttaggcattgccaccgcgtagccacctggacccagcctatggaactgcgtcttttttgcggcattggccttgttttttctcgaccgttccttagataattctgattccttgaatttcacgaaagcgggccagtgttctctttgcttctccagtgttcccttgaattctggagtcttcctttctgcagcgaggtagttggcccatacagttttcttgtgggtgttgaatgcaattgccatcttcttaagagcagcgtccttgactttctgcacatctgcatcagtgaaataatctggtagggtgaaatgttccatcagagattcccaaagcttttgttttgctctgtcgtcgacccaagtaacatctgggcgtttagtttttggctctttccattcttgaatggagatcgggagttggtccttcacaagaactccgcactgacgaacgaacttgctcgcaatgttcttaggcgtgaggggttcgccactagctttgatggaatcgatgttgtactttacaccctccttcaactttttgctcgggccgcgctttgtcctgctgtctgtagaagcagatttgctcgatccggagggctgaaagaagaaagatcgattcgttaatatatcttcaaataaaaaacatgtgatgatcactagatgcctgcttatataaatatacctcgccggtagtctttgttatttcaagatcaacattgtattcgtcatcataatcattgtctgcgtcatcataatcataatcatagttcatgacttcatcagctcggtcgtcgagatcgaatatcttatcatcaccctccccggtattgttcagatattgggagccgtcatttgcttcattcagatcatctggcctgctagggctgcgtatgatctcgaacagggcctcttctccctctctgccggtattgtccgccatagcttttatttaactaatacagaagaaatataaaacaatttagtattcaaattacaatgcatggatgcaatcaataaggaaaaactgaatcatatagtacataatatgcatcgtctcgaataatatataatctcgaatacatcgtctcgaataatatataatctcgaatacatcgtctcgaataatatataatctcgaatacatcgtctcaaataatatataatctcgaatacatcactggctaggtagctaataaagatcgaatactatagaagaatctaggccactcgcggttcctggggcgcgggcggtggacacccaaagacaaggaaccatcacaggatcatatctccggtcatctgccgaaagaacctgccaggtattggagaacctgatgtccatagcagccatgtagtgatggacgtgctcatcctcctccctgacacgacgacgcaccacctccggcggggccggctccctctgcaccgaatgtggcccacgcgaacgccaccaaaggagctcagggtcgatgacgggacccgaggccgggttcctcaccaagcgtcgcgcccctccaggtagcacctcccagtgccagcccggcggagcccaatcccggacatgggtcctctgaagcaggacgtcgtcgcgaacgggtcgacggcgaggatgcgggccgggcatcgtcgacaacaaatactatatgccgcaaaagtaaagtaacattttttaaatgattggattgtgatttcttatatgcaaattctaaattttataactaaaatataataaactaaaaaaacattgaccatatctaaaactaacatttctaacatttctataactaaaattgtataactaatttttctttaacatttctatataacaaacatttctataacattaatacagaaaaaactaacatttctatatataactaacatttctatataactaacatttctataacattaatacagaaaaaactgaaataactaataactaataactaataacagaaaaactaaaaaataaaaacagaaaaactaaaaactaaaaacagaacaaaaattgtgtatggtgtgtgtgtgtatgtgtgtgtatgtgttgtgtCTGCTGGCGATGGCGAGCCAAggcgacggcgccggcggcgcgcgcggcggctttgattggagggagagcagaggaggacagaggctcacagcgcgtgcgaggtcgaggcgacggcgacgcgggCCGGTGTGGGGATGGGgacgcgggccggtgcggggatGGGCACGGGCAGGCGACgcggacggcgcgacggggacgggggcggcgcggagtcgacggggacggcgcgacggcggcggcggcggcgcgggacggggcggcgacgatgaagcagagagaagtgtgaggaaactgacgaaattttcgtaagtgtttcttatataggttggtcctttagtaccggttggagccaccaatactaaaggtcgattttggccaggccaagtggCGGGAAGCGTCCAcatttagtaccgggtggtggcaccaaccggtactaaaggcccaccctttagtaccggttggtgccaccacccggtactaaagggtgtgcgctgctaggcgaggggcgcagaagtttagtcccacctcgctagttgaggagcgccaggaccagtttataagccccgacgcgggcactgcattgagctcctctcaatagcaggccttctgggcctacctctcctactctgctTGTGGCCCTActggcttgcgggcctgcatcctggcccaactacaggttaggtttctagtcatatgcaggccgctctggcccagtaggtgggcttttttattttcttattttttttgctttatttatttttggtttatttattattgagttgttttttgctgtatttagagtttctttgggaatatttttgctttaggtacaaaaacttacaaactttctgttagtgccggtagtttacaaatttgaatagtttacattttgaattatttgaaatttgtgtgaatcactagtttgtgaataacttaactttgaaaatagattttcagtgattcttttttcttatgtttaatattagtgtgttttatcattatattcaatttggtaatgcttaggttatttaaaaaatgaaatccctttgtaacggatgagttttcgtccgaaaccctgatacttcgaaagagattgtccattttatacacgaagtgcatccagtttttgcggtaaccctctctacttttttgcacatgctatgtgggtgaaattatgataccatgccaactttcaaccttttctgagttcatttgaaatgcttttcaatttcagggtcatttagctgaaaaaatcagtaaatgcatgaaagaatttgtttgcacataaaatttcttcgcgtttcaaatgccaaaacacataactaccctaactattacagagattccctcctgggtgtgaaacacagaagaaattgatgatagtgaagccgatcacatcccagatctttgggtgtgaaactttttcttcgcgtatgtccctttgcgccgtagccatggaaaatcttcatcatttaactggatgctcgggtcaatattcactgtgaatggagcaatttcatcaaacttttcataatcttctgacatgtctgtcttgtcatccactcccacgatgtttctcttcccagaaagaactatgtggcgctttggctcatcgtatgatgcattcgcttccttatcttttctttttctcggcttggtagacatatccttcacatagaaaacctgtgccacatcattagctaggacgaatggttcgtctgcatacgcaagattgttgagatccactgttgtcattccatactgcgggtcttccgttaccccatatcgtgtcatattgacccatttgcaccgaaacaaagggaccttcaaatcacgtccatagtcaagttcccatatctcctctatgtaaccataatatgtttcctttcccgtcttggttgttgcatcaaagcggacaccactgttttggttggtgctcttcttatcttgggcgatcgtgtaaaatgtattaccatttatctcgtaccctttgaaagtcattatattcgaagatggtaactgggacagcgagtacaggtcatcttcaatagaggcgtcatgcatggtacgtgtctgcaaccagccggcgaaactcctggtttgttcacgtgtaatccagtcatcagaccgctccgggtgtttggagcgtagaaaattcttgtgttcgtccatatacggagccaccaaggcggaattctgtataactgtgtagtgtgcttcagtgagagaatgtccgtccatacatattttttgattccctcctagcgtgccttttccatccagtctgcccttatgccgcgattcaggaacaccaatcggcttaaggtcaggaataaagtcaatacaaaactcaatgacctcctcattttcatggcccttggagatgcttccttctggcctagcacggttatgaacatatttctttaagactcccatgaacctctcaaaggggaacatattgtgtagaaatacaggacccaaaacgctaatctcttcgcataggtgaactaggacgtgcgtcatgatgttgaagaaggatggtgggaacaccaactcgaaactgacaagacattgcaccaaatcattctctaaccttggtatgatttctggatcgattaccttctgagagattgcattgaggaatgcacatagcttcacaatggctaatcgaacgttatccggtagaagccccctcaatgcaaccggaagcagttgcgtcataatcacgtggcagtcatgagactttaggttctggaactttttctctgccatgtttattattccctttatattcgacgagaagccagacggtaccttaatactgagcaggcattcaaagaagatttccttctcttctttggtaagagcgtagctggcatgaccctgatgtatgccgtcttttccatgcatacgttgctggtcctcccgtgcctcaggtgtatcttttgtcttcccatacacgcccaagaagccaagcagggtcacgcaaagattcttcgtcacgtgcatcacgtcgattgcagagcggacctctagatctttccaatagggcaggtcccaaaatatagatttcttcttccacatgggtgcgcgtccgtcagcgtcattcggaacaggttgtccgccaggaccctttccaaagactaccttcaaatccttgaccatatcatgtacatcagcaccagtacggtggcgaggcttcgtccggtgatccgcctcacctttgaaatgcttgcctttctttcttacgggatgcctgctcggaagaaatcgacgatgtcccaggtacacattcttcctacaattgtccaaatatatactgtcggtatcatccaaacagtgcgtgcatgcgcggtatcccttgtttgtctgtcctgaaaggttactgagagcaggccaatcattgatggtcacgaacagcaaggcctttaggtcaaattcttcccccatgtgctcatcccacgcacgtacacctgttccattccacagctgtaagagttcttcaactaatggccttaggtacacatcaatgtcgttgccgggttgcttagggccttggatgagcactggcatcataatgaacttccgcttcatgcacaaccaaggaggaaggttatacaaacatagagtcacaggccaggtgctatggttgctgctctgctccccaaaaggattaa
This DNA window, taken from Triticum aestivum cultivar Chinese Spring chromosome 1D, IWGSC CS RefSeq v2.1, whole genome shotgun sequence, encodes the following:
- the LOC123157489 gene encoding uncharacterized protein, whose protein sequence is MSRQWMYDDRCSPEFINGVQTFLLAAEANKRADGFMPCPCLVCKNDHNYSTSRTIHVHLFKSGFMPHYNVWTKHGERGVMMEDNEEEEDDDNYPGHGFPEYDDTTMGEEAEPAMREEAEEEASDEPADDLGRAIADAKRNCASDLEKKKLQRMLEDHKKLLYPNCEADKKKLGTTLELLQWKAENGVSDKGFGKLLVMIKNMLPKDNELPESTYEAKKAVCPLGLEVQKIHACPNDCILYRGEYEDLNACPVCGALRYKIRRDDPGDVEGERPRKKIPAKVMWYAPIIPRLKRLFQNKEHAKAMRWHREDRKKDGKLRVPADGSQWRKIERKYGKEFADDARNVWFGLSADGINPFGEQSSNHSTWPVTLCLYNLPPWLCMKRKFIMMPVLIQGPKQPGNDIDVYLRPLVEELLQLWNGTGVRAWDEHMGEEFDLKALLFVTINDWPALSNLSGQTNKGYRACTHCLDDTDSIYLDNCRKNVYLGHRRFLPSRHPVRKKGKHFKGEADHRTKPRHRTGADVHDMVKDLKVVFGKGPGGQPVPNDADGRAPMWKKKSIFWDLPYWKDLEDQQRMHGKDGIHQGHASYALTKEEKEIFFECLLSIKVPSGFSSNIKGIINMAEKKFQNLKSHDCHVIMTQLLPVALRGLLPDNKYVHNRARPEGSISKGHENEEVIEFCIDFIPDLKPIGVPESRHKGRLDGKGTLGGNQKICMDGHSLTEAHYTVIQNSALVAPYMDEHKNFLRSKHPERSDDWITREQTRSFAGWLQTRTMHDASIEDDLYSLSQLPSSNIMTFKGYEINGNTFYTIAQDKKSTNQNSGVRFDATTKTGKETYYGYIEEIWELDYGRDLKVPLFRCKWVNMTRYGVTEDPQYGMTTVDLNNLAYADEPFVLANDVAQVFYVKDMSTKPRKRKDKEANASYDEPKRHIVLSGKRNIVGVDDKTDMSEDYEKFDEIAPFTVNIDPSIQLNDEDFPWLRRKGTYAKKATPWGEGTIEAVSVTGDTAGGTKGAGTDGAAAGPDADGPAIKADSDATGGSDGTAPAAGEPDDAATVCTASSRPNDEAAGGVEKKEPTLCVPSGDGTAATSSGRDSSAVSEAGRNPAVVEPDVAALDMAAALSGAAAVMTAAAVSGIRV